The Blautia pseudococcoides genome segment CCTCAGCCAGTTTTACCTTTGTGATCTCCTTCTTGCCCGAAATGGTCACTTCCACGGCTCCGCCGCCTGCTGCTGCGGTAAATTCTTTCTCCTCCAGTGCCTTCTGGTTCTCCTCTGCCTGACGCTGCATTTTCTGCGCCTGCTTCATCAGATTATTCATATTACCGGGCATTCCCATTCCCGGAAATCCTCCTTTTTTTGCCATGTTCAAATCCTCCTATTCTTCCTCTTCCATTTCTTCTACTACAACATCCATATGGATGTTCTGTTCGATCAAATCATCTACGGAGATCGAAGCAAGCCCTGCGGGTCCTTTATGTTCCCCGCCTGCAAGCAAAAGTTCGATCTCCACACTCTTTCCTGTTTTTTTCCGGATGATCTCTTTGAGCATGGGTATGGTATCCGGATTGTCCATGCAGATTTTTGCCTGGAAGTTCCCAAACTCCACATACAGGACAGGCTCCCCTGTATTGCCGTTGTACTTTGGCGTGGAGGTGAGCAGCATCTGCTGCAGAAACCCTCTCGTCTCCCGCACAATGGAATTCCAGTTCTTCTTAATATACTGCAAATCCTCCGGCGCTGCTTTCTCAGGCTTTGCCTCAGGTTCCGCCGGCATACCCTCCGGTTTTGTGTTCCGGACAGCATCTACAGTCTGGGAAGCATATCCCTCCGCCTGCGCTGTCCCTGTCATTACAACACCGTTCTCCAGCTTCTCCTCCAGTACCCGGATTCTGTCAAAAAGAGAATCCAGGTTGGTCTCCATAACCGGCTGGCACAGCTTGATCAGCGCGATCTCCACCAGCACCCGCTTCTGGGATGCGTAGCGTATCTGGTTGGACAGTTCAGAGAAAATACGGATGTAGCGCATCAATGTCTCCGCATCCAGCATCCGGCCCTCTTCCTTCAAAAGCTCCATGTTCTCCGCAGACACATCCACAGCCTCCTCCGGCGCGTCGGAAGTCTTTACCAAAAGCAGGTTGCGCAGATACCAGATAAAATCCGCCACAAACTGCCCCAGTTCCCTTCCCTGGATGATCAGATCCTCCAGTGTCCTGATCGCCCCTGCAGTGTCCTGTTTTACTACAAGACGGAGCAGCCGGCTGAACACCTGGGTGTCCACAGCCCCCAGTACCTCCAGGGCTTTTTCGTAGGTCAGTGTCTCACCCAGATAAAAGGCAATACACTGGTCCAGCAGGGAGAGCGCATCACGCATGGAACCGTCCGCCGCCTTTGCTATATAGCGGATGGCCTTCTCCTCCACGTCTGTGCCTTCCTTATCCATCAGCTCCTTAAGCCTTGCGGCTATGGTGTCCACGGTAATACGTTTGAAATCATAGCGCTGGCATCTGGACAAAATGGTGATCGGAATTTTGTGGGCCTCCGTGGTGGCAAGAATGAAGATAACATAAGAAGGAGGTTCCTCCAGTGTCTTTAACAGTGCATTAAACGCTCCTGTGGACAGCATATGAACCTCATCTATGATATATACTTTATAACGTCCTTTTGCAGGACGGTAGGCCACTTCTTCACGGATCTCACGAATGTTATCGACGCCGTTGTTGGACGCGGCGTCGATCTCTATTACATTCATGGAGGTCCCTGCATTGATCGCCTGGCATGTCTCGCATTGGTTGCAGGGGCTTCCGTCTACCGGATGTTCGCAGTTTACCGCCTTTGCCAGTATTTTGGCAATGGTAGTCTTACCTGTACCACGGGTGCCGCAGAAAAGATAGGCATGCCCGATCCTGTCTGCCTTCATCTGGTTCTTCAATGTGGTTACAATGTGTTCCTGCCCCTTTACATCTTCAAAATCCTGGGGGCGGAACTTCCGATACAGAGCAGTATAGCTCATGAAAATTCTCCTTTTTCAGTTAATCCCCGAAGCTTATACCGATCCTCTTTGCAGCTTTGATCAGCTGGTCCTCCGGAGATACCATCTTCAGTTTGCCGGCGCATTCCTGAAGCGGGACTTTTTTTATCTTGCCGTTGACGATTCCCACCATGTAGCCGTATTCATCTTTTAAGATCAGGCCTGCGGCTGCAGAACCCATATGGGTGGAGAGCACCCGGTCATACGGGCATGGACTTCCGCCTCTCTGCATATGTCCCGGAATGGTAATGCGGATATCCAGATCCAGCTTTTCCTTTAATTCTGCTTCCAGTTTATAGGAAACGGACGGATATTTCTTTGCATTTTCTTCCATCTTTTTCTTCAGCTCTTTTTTGGGAAGTGCTGCGTCTTCTTTGGAAACCGCGCCTTCCGCCACTGCCAGGATCGTAAAGCCTTTTCCGGCTCTGTTCCTCTTCCTGACTGCGTCAGCTATTTTATCAATATCATATGGGATTTCAGGAATCAGGATAATGTCAGCGCCGCCTGCAATACCTGCGTGCAGGGTCAGCCATCCTACTTTATGTCCCATGACCTCCACAATAAAAATACGGCTGTGGGATGCTGCCGTTGTGTGGATGCAGTCGATTGCCTCTGTGGCAATATTCACTGCGCTCTGGAATCCAAATGTCATATCGGTTCCCCAGATGTCATTG includes the following:
- a CDS encoding YbaB/EbfC family nucleoid-associated protein, whose protein sequence is MAKKGGFPGMGMPGNMNNLMKQAQKMQRQAEENQKALEEKEFTAAAGGGAVEVTISGKKEITKVKLAEEVVDPDDIEMLEDLIMAATNEALRKMEEESAALMSKLTGGLGGLGGGFPF
- the dnaX gene encoding DNA polymerase III subunit gamma/tau, encoding MSYTALYRKFRPQDFEDVKGQEHIVTTLKNQMKADRIGHAYLFCGTRGTGKTTIAKILAKAVNCEHPVDGSPCNQCETCQAINAGTSMNVIEIDAASNNGVDNIREIREEVAYRPAKGRYKVYIIDEVHMLSTGAFNALLKTLEEPPSYVIFILATTEAHKIPITILSRCQRYDFKRITVDTIAARLKELMDKEGTDVEEKAIRYIAKAADGSMRDALSLLDQCIAFYLGETLTYEKALEVLGAVDTQVFSRLLRLVVKQDTAGAIRTLEDLIIQGRELGQFVADFIWYLRNLLLVKTSDAPEEAVDVSAENMELLKEEGRMLDAETLMRYIRIFSELSNQIRYASQKRVLVEIALIKLCQPVMETNLDSLFDRIRVLEEKLENGVVMTGTAQAEGYASQTVDAVRNTKPEGMPAEPEAKPEKAAPEDLQYIKKNWNSIVRETRGFLQQMLLTSTPKYNGNTGEPVLYVEFGNFQAKICMDNPDTIPMLKEIIRKKTGKSVEIELLLAGGEHKGPAGLASISVDDLIEQNIHMDVVVEEMEEEE
- a CDS encoding 6-phosphofructokinase yields the protein MKRIGLLTSGGDCQALNATMRGVVKGLASNLDDLEVYGFDDGYKGLIYGDYRMLSAKDFSGILTRGGTILGTSRQPFKLMRVPDDRGLDKVEAMKQTYYKLRLDCLVILGGNGTQKTANMLREEGLNIIHLPKTIDNDIWGTDMTFGFQSAVNIATEAIDCIHTTAASHSRIFIVEVMGHKVGWLTLHAGIAGGADIILIPEIPYDIDKIADAVRKRNRAGKGFTILAVAEGAVSKEDAALPKKELKKKMEENAKKYPSVSYKLEAELKEKLDLDIRITIPGHMQRGGSPCPYDRVLSTHMGSAAAGLILKDEYGYMVGIVNGKIKKVPLQECAGKLKMVSPEDQLIKAAKRIGISFGD